One genomic window of Pseudochaenichthys georgianus unplaced genomic scaffold, fPseGeo1.2 scaffold_223_arrow_ctg1, whole genome shotgun sequence includes the following:
- the LOC139433349 gene encoding LOW QUALITY PROTEIN: zinc finger protein 253-like (The sequence of the model RefSeq protein was modified relative to this genomic sequence to represent the inferred CDS: inserted 1 base in 1 codon; substituted 1 base at 1 genomic stop codon), with protein TGEKPYSCEECGKTFTTSSNLKTHQRIHTGEKPYSCEECGTTFTTSSNLKTHQXIHTGEKPYSCEECGTTFTQSGALKTHQFIHTGEKPYSCEECGTTFTTPGALKTHHLIHTGEKPYWCEECGKTFTTSSNLKTHQRIHTGEKPYSCEECGTTFTQSGALKTHQLIHTGEKPYSCEEXCGKTFTRSSALKIHHRIHTGEKPYWCEECGKTFTQPSNLKSHLPVHSGEKP; from the exons actggagaaaaaccttacagctgtgaagagtgtgggaaaactttcactacatcaagtaatctcaaaacacatcaacgtattcacacgggagaaaaaccttacagctgtgaagagtgtgggacaactttcactacatcaagtaatctcaaaacacatc gtattcacacgggagaaaaaccttacagctgtgaagagtgtgggacaactttcactcaatctggtgctctcaaaacacatcaattTATTCATACTGgggaaaaaccttacagctgtgaagagtgtgggacaactttcactacaccaggtgctctcaaaacacatcaccttattcacactggagaaaaaccgtactggtgtgaagagtgtgggaaaactttcactacatcaagtaatctcaaaacacatcaacgtattcacacgggagaaaaaccttacagctgtgaagagtgtgggacaactttcactcaatcaggtgctctcaaaacacatcaacttattcatactggagaaaaaccttacagctgtgaagagt agtgtgggaaaactttcactagatcaagtgctctcaaaatacatcaccgtattcacactggagaaaaaccgtactggtgtgaagagtgtgggaaaactttcactcaACCAAGTAatctcaaatcacatcttcCTGTTCACTCAGGAGAAAAACCATAG